One window of Cygnus atratus isolate AKBS03 ecotype Queensland, Australia chromosome 29, CAtr_DNAZoo_HiC_assembly, whole genome shotgun sequence genomic DNA carries:
- the LOC118260642 gene encoding keratin, type II cytoskeletal 80-like: MTNPCKAFTSGSLSSWEVSGKMSRGKAASTSPDRLGRCSPNGVASNGYSSLSLHGDGGYQCSSYFSIDGRLLAPVHLDIDTDFQAMRQQETEDIKLLNNQFVTLIEKVQCLEQQNKILTTRWNFLKDQDNSHSESDIKAIYDQYMSKMNQEMKALNYEQENLESELTKVLSSMDNFRSKYEDEIRLCSGMEYTFMELKKDLDASTLHRTELEVKLNGLQELMNLKKTVYEQELEELLTEIKDISVVLGIDNTCKLDLSRIVEEVRAQYEALALRSWEEAETLTRRKLNEGNTQSATYGGHLLDSRREIADLNIQIQKLRSCIVSQKSQCLYLEENIKEAGEHGETALKDAKAKLVKLEEALQKSKEDMAHLVKEYQELMNIKLALDLEILTYRKLVEGEESSMESPIPTVISAVHSRPKHLSASTLRNSKLFARGTGSTNGEMKLNGGSTKTLPSRSLSSGSATPEADASICGARPKFSSLSSEECS, encoded by the exons ATGACTAACCCTTGCAAAGCCTTCACTAGTggctccctctcctcctgggAGGTGTCAGGGAAGatgagcagaggaaaagcagccagCACGTCCCCAGATCGCCTGGGCCGCTGCAGCCCCAACGGCGTGGCCAGCAATGGCtacagctccctcagcctccacGGAGATGGCGGATACCAGTGCTCCTCTTACTTCTCCATCGACGGGAGGCTCCTGGCTCCCGTGCACCTTGATATCGACACCGACTTCCAAGCCATGCGGCAGCAGGAGACGGAGGACATCAAGTTGCTCAACAACCAGTTTGTGACCCTAATCGAGAAG GTCCAGTGCCTAGAGCAACAGAACAAGATCCTGACGACACGGTGGAATTTCCTGAAGGATCAAGACAATTCCCACTCCGAATCAGACATCAAGGCCATCTACGATCAGTACATGAGCAAAATGAATCAAGAGATGAAGGCACTCAACTATGAGCAGGAAAATCTCGAGTCGGAGCTGACAAAGGTCCTGAGCAGCATGGATAACTTTCGAAGCAA GTATGAGGATGAAATTCGCCTCTGTAGTGGCATGGAATACACCTTCATGGAGCTCAAAAAG GATTTAGACGCGAGTACCTTGCACAGAACTGAGCTGGAGGTAAAACTCAATGGGCTTCAGGAGCTGATGAATTTGAAGAAAACCGTCTATGAACAG GAACTCGAGGAGCTGCTGACAGAAATTAAGGACATTTCTGTTGTACTGGGAATTGACAACACATGCAAGCTCGATCTGAGCAGAATTGTGGAAGAAGTGAGGGCTCAGTATGAAGCCCTGGCTCTTCggagctgggaggaggctgaAACCCTTACCAGGAGAAAG CTGAACGAAGGAAACACCCAGTCAGCCACCTATGGAGGTCACCTCCTTGACAGCCGACGAGAGATTGCAGACCTAAACATACAAATCCAGAAGCTGAGGTCCTGCATCGTGTCCCAGAAAAGCCAG TGCCTGTACTTAGAGGAGAATATCAAAGAAGCGGGAGAGCATGGTGAGACGGCCCTCAAGGATGCCAAAGCCAAACTGGTCAAGCTAGAAGAGGCCCTCCAAAAGAGCAAGGAGGATATGGCTCACCTGGTGAAGGAGTACCAGGAGCTAATGAACATCAAGCTGGCCCTGGACTTGGAGATCCTCACTTACAGGAAGCTCGTGGAAGGGGAGGAAAGCAG CATGGAGTCACCAATACCCACAGTCATCAGTGCCGTGCACTCCAGACCAAAGCACC TTTCTGCCAGCACCTTAAGGAACTCCAAGCTGTTTGCAAGAGGAACAGGCAGCACCAACGGGGAGATGAAGCTGAACGGAGGCAGCACAAAGACCCTGCCCTCTAGAAGCCTCAGCAGCGGCTCAGCAACACCTGaagcagatgcttccatctgtGGTGCCCGGCCAAAGTTCAGCTCCCTGTCCTCTGAAGAATGCTCCTAG